From Bombus huntii isolate Logan2020A chromosome 4, iyBomHunt1.1, whole genome shotgun sequence, one genomic window encodes:
- the LOC126864793 gene encoding cell division cycle and apoptosis regulator protein 1-like has protein sequence MSNLSPFGGGKNPPWVRNAGQGIQNIQQQMLGQAMGSIGGQPMVQYQQQTQQVYQQSLGLQQPNITMASMATLGSNLPSGIAGQLYPQVATVSYPPPRALNTNAFQPSVAGVPQQVQQNVPSSSTKQRVFTGTVTQVYDNFGFVDEDVFFQTNACVKGSNPVVGDRVLVEASYNPSMPFKWSATRIQVLPMGNNNNNTNTQQNNQATRQQQQSQPQQNRTSGTYNAVPPPAENANNRFTTSATSANTASNRNKVGRVRERSPRERKNEEEEIERKRRREERIREREKKEERSPSRTRRSKSPRPRRRTRVVPRYMVQIPKIALDLPEADVLEIRRRYQNMYIPSDFFSTNFRWVDAFPPHMPFALNKPCSFHVMHKDVDPYVENSAVLEPSDADYLFSAKVMLISMPAMEEIYKRCCGVSEDRDPDRDYVHPTRLINFLVGLRGKNETMAIGGPWSPSLDGPNPEKDPSVLIRTAVRTCKALTGIDLSSCTQWYRFLELYYRRAETTHKSGRVVPSRVETVILFLPDVWSCVPTKLEWDGLQLCYKKQLERKLLRAASSPDDLDAANETDEAAVADQKDDPVPEKKDPTHYSELDPKSMNVNELRQELAARNLNCKGLKSQLLARLMKTITSEQAKEEGRQDDIDENEKDISPPPKEEEDKKFKDIKDHDEDRRKLCERERAALEKRYTLPESSHIIVHPSRMAKSGKFDCTVMSLSVLLDYRPEDTKEHSFEVSLFAELFNEMLMRDFGFRIYRALCSLPEKPKEKDEDKKKDKKDDKRDEKKDDKRKDDDKRCNRKDERKDDKRREGSKDKKDEKDTKNKTDDRDREKEKNDDDDDDEEDESDDDDSIKDGRRDREKDGRKRKIKLYTHDPYLLLSFVYFDQTHCGYIFDKDIEELIYTLGLNLSRAQVRKLVQKVVTRDSLHYRKLTDRSREDDIKEEKKDEKETDKTDSTKVDSNEEILRSLALGNKKLLPVFVGSGPPSKRARREDALMEQSEESIVSEGFVMYKGSLLDVEKLVSQLQRSEKARLDTEERLMELQHELCVVNEKSTKQANNIKVLSEDLKIYKDKLRNTDEKLRKVSSECHTYLTAVKNMYHIAAKMMQSDTKKVEVVEIQDEKIGEVNGSEVETKFKTDTRWGDNKVPIKKEFAETDKDKKCDNKVSIKKEITDSDKEKK, from the exons GACAAGGAATTCAAAATATTCAACAGCAAATGTTAGGTCAAGCAATGGGTAGTATAGGTGGACAACCTATGGTTCAGTATCAACAACAAACTCAGCAAGTTTATCAACAAAGTTTAGGACTACAACAG CCCAATATAACAATGGCTTCAATGGCAACACTTGGATCTAATTTGCCATCGGGTATAGCTGGTCAATTATATCCACAAGTAGCTACTGTTTCCTATCCACCACCAAGAGCATTAAATACAAATGCATTTCAACCTTCTGTCGCTGGTGTTCCACAGCAAGTACAACAAAATGTACCTTCATCATCTACCAAGCAAAGAGTTTTTACTGGCACAGTTACACAAGTATATGACAACTTTGGTTTTGTGGATGAAGATGTATTCTTTCAAACAAA TGCGTGTGTTAAAGGATCTAATCCTGTTGTGGGTGATCGAGTATTGGTGGAAGCATCATATAATCCATCCATGCCATTTAAATGGAGTGCCACTAGAATACAAGTACTTCCTAtgggaaataataataataacactAATACACAACAAAATAATCAAGCCACTCGTCAACAACAACAATCACAACCTCAACAGAATCGAACCTCAGGAACATATAATGCTGTACCTCCACCTGCTGAAAATGCTAATAATAG ATTTACAACTAGTGCAACAAGTGCTAATACAGCTAGTAACCGAAACAAAGTTGGAAGAGTAAGAGAAAGGTCTCCACGCGAACGGAAAAATGAGGAAGAAGAAATTGAGAGAAAAAGGCGTCGTGAAGAAAGAATTAGAGAACgtgaaaaaaaagaggaacgtAGTCCGTCGAGGACTAGGAGAAGTAAATCTCCAAGACCAAGACGACGTACCAGAGTTGTGCCACGATACATGGTACAGATACCAAAAATAGCACTTGATtt ACCCGAAGCAGATGTACTTGAGATAAGAAGACGTTatcaaaatatgtatattcctagcGATTTTTTTTCTACTAATTTCCGATGGGTTGATGCTTTTCCGCCACATATGCCATTTGCCCTTAATAAACCATGCTCTTTTCATGTCATGCACAAGGATGTTGATCCTTATGTCGAAAATTCAGCAGTACTAGAACCTTCAGATGCTGATTATCTTTTCTCTGCAAAG gTTATGTTGATATCTATGCCTGCCATGGAAGAAATTTATAAACGGTGTTGTGGTGTGTCCGAGGATAGAGATCCAGATCGCGATTATGTACATCCTACgcgtttaataaatttcttagTAGGCTTAAGGggtaaaaatgaaacaatgGCTATTGGTGGACCATGGAGTCCTTCTTTGGATGGTCCTAATCCTGAAAAGGACCCATCGGTATTGATTAGAACAGCAGTAAGGACCTGTAAAGCGCTCACGGGGATAGATCTATCCAGTTGCACTCAGTG GTACCGTTTCCTGGAACTCTACTACAGACGTGCAGAAACTACCCACAAGTCGGGGCGAGTGGTGCCCTCTCGCGTTGAAACCGTCATACTATTTCTCCCAGATGTTTGGAGCTGTGTACCCACTAAATTGGAATGGGATGGTCTGCAACTCTGCTATAAGAAACAACTGGAGCGAAAATTGCTGCGTGCTGCCTCTAGTCCCGACGATTTGGATGCTGCCAATGAGACTGATGAGGCTGCCGTCGCTGATCAAAAG GATGATCCAGTACCAGAGAAGAAGGATCCTACTCATTACTCTGAATTGGATCCAAAATCTATGAAT GTGAATGAACTAAGGCAAGAATTAGCAGCCCGTAATTTAAATTGCAAAGGTTTGAAATCGCAATTACTTGCAAGACTTATGAAAACAATAACGTCAGAACAAGCGAAAGAAGAGGGACGGCAAGATGATATAgacgaaaacgaaaaagaTATCTCACCTCCACCGAAAGAAGAGGAGGATAAAAAATTCAAGGATATTAAGGAT CACGATGAAGATAGGAGAAAACTTTGTGAACGTGAACGTGCTGCTCTTGAAAAACGATATACTTTACCCGAATCATCTCATATTATTGTCCATCCATCCAGAATGGCTAAAAGTGGGAAATTTGACTGTACTGTCATGTCTTTGAGCGTTCTTTTAGATTATAGACCAGAAGATACAAag gAGCATTCCTTTGAGGTATCACTTTTCGCAGAACTTTTTAATGAGATGTTAATGCGCGATTTTGGTTTCCGAATTTATCGAGCATTATGTAGTCTGCCTGAAAAAccaaaagaaaaagacgaaGATAAGAAGAAGGACAAAAAAGATGATAAAAGAGATGAGAAAAAAGATGATAAGAGAAAAGATGACGACAAGAGATGTAATAGGAAAGATGAAAGAAAGGATGACAAACGAAGAGAAGGAagcaaagataaaaaagatgaaaaagatacaaaaaataaaacagatgACAGGGAtcgggaaaaagaaaaaaatgatgacgacgatgatgatgaGGAAGATGAGTCtgat gaTGATGATTCGATTAAGGATGGTAGAAGAGATAGGGAAAAAGAtggaaggaaaaggaagataAAATTGTATACACATGATCCTTATCTCTTACTATCTTTCGTTTATTTCGATCAAACTCATTGTGGTTATATATTTGACAAAGATATAGAAGAACTTATTTATACTTTAGGACTGAATTTATCAAGAGCTCAAGTTCGTAAGTTAGTACAAAAGGTTGTAACAAGGGATTCTTTGCATTATCGTAAATTAACAGACAGGTCGAGGGAAGATGACATaaaggaggaaaagaaagatgaaaAGGAAACTGATAAAACAGATTCTACTAAGGTAGACAGCAATGAAGAAATATTACGTTCATTAGCACTTG gaaataaaaaattgttacctGTGTTCGTTGGAAGTGGACCACCATCAAAAAGAGCACGTAGGGAAGATGCGCTTATGGAACAGTCTGAAGAATCAATTGTATCAGAAGGTTTTGTTATGTATAAAGGTTCTTTGTTAGATGTAGAAAAACTTGTTAGCCAGTTACAAAGATCAGAAAAAGCTCGGTTGGATACGGAAGAACGTTTAATGGAATTACAGCATGAGTTGTGCGTAGTAAATGAAAAATCAACGAAACAGGCAAACAATATCAAAGTCCTTTCtgaagatttaaaaatatacaaagacAAATTAAGAAATACGGATGAAAAGCTTAGAAAAGTGTCG TCTGAATGTCATACATACCTGACAGcagtaaaaaatatgtatcatATAGCAGCAAAAATGATGCAGTCTGATACGAAAAAAGTGGAAGTTGTAGAAATTCAAGATGAAAAAATTGGCGAGGTTAATGGATCGGAGGTTGAAACTAAATTTAAAACGGACACAAGATGGGGTGATAACAAAGTTccaataaaaaaggaattcgCAGAAACGGATAAAGACAAGAAATGCGACAATAAAGTctcaattaaaaaagaaataacagattctgacaaagaaaagaaataa